GATTTTTATCAAGACGTGCCTCTACGACTACGCCGCGTGCCAATAAATTAGCATCAGCCTTTAATTCTTCCATTTCTGAAACCAGCAAGATATTATCCAATAAATCGGAGATACCTTCACCGCTCATCGCAGAAGTATGCACACAGATAGTATCGCCACCCCATTCTTCACAGAGCAAACCAGCTTCGGCAAGCTGTTGCTTTACGTGGTCCGGATTAGAGCTGGGTTTATCTATCTTGTTGACCGCAACGATTATAGGAACACCTGCCGCCCGGGCGTGATCAATTGCTTCAAGCGTTTGCGGCATCACCCCATCATCAGCAGCCACCACCAGAACAGTGATGTCGGTGACCCTGGCGCCTCGAGCCCTCATAGCAGTAAAGGCTTCATGACCGGGAGTATCCAAAAAAGTAATTTTTTGCTCACCAACCTTGACCTGGTATGCACCAATATGCTGGGTTATCCCTCCGGCTTCGGTGCTCATAACATTAGCTTTACGTATTGCATCAAGCAGGCGTGTCTTGCCGTGATCAACATGCCCCATAATGGTCACTACAGGAGGTCTGGGTTTTAGATTGCCTGGCTCTCCGATAGTCTTCTGTTGGCGTTTAATCTCACTGATAATACTAGCCGCCTGGGTAGCAATCGGCTGCGGCTTGGTTTCAAAACCCAGTTCAGCACTTACCGCTGACGCGGTTTCATAATCTATCACCTGGTTTATATTAGCCATGATACCCCGGCGCATCAGTTCTTTTATAATGTCTACTGGGGTCAAACGCAGTAATTCCGCCAGATGGCGCACACTTAAAGCTCGAGGAAGTTCTAGCGGCGCACTCTGCTTCTTTGATTTACCATTTTCTGTCTCTTTAGCTAGTGCCAATTCTCAAATACTCCTCTCAAGCTTTTCTAAATACTCGCAGATGCCAGCTTTCTCTTCAGTCGTAATACTCCGATGCAGCGAATGAGGGAGTTTATCTTTTTTCAAAGCAGTTTCCCAGCATTCCAACACCGGGCATATATAAGCTCCGCGGCCTTTTTTCTTCCCGGTTTCATCAACCATAACCCCTTCCGGACTGGCGACAATTCGCACAAGCTCCCGTTTGGGAGCTACCCGCCGGCAAGCAACACAACAGCGCTGGGGAACATGTTTAGAAGTACTCATCCTCATCATCTGCATACAGTATATCCCGCTTTTGCTTATTCAAGCGTATACCGTCTTCCGCCTGTTCCTTTTTGGTGGTCTTTTTTTTCTTTTTCTTGGGCTCCGGTTTAGCCGGTGGCGGTATAAGAACATCTTCGGCAAATCTGAGAGCAGGCCCGGAATCTTTACGCGGCAGCGACCGGTCACCTGCTTCGATTGTTACCGGTATCAAATCAGGCTCGATTTCTTCAGATACCTCTTCGACGGGCGATTGTTCTGTAATTGTCTCAAGTTCCTGTTCGGTAGCAGCCAGAGCTGCCTCAGCTTCTTCTTCAGCTCGTCTGGCTTCGTATTCAGCCCTTTCCTCTTCAGCCTGGGAAAGGCTTTTGATATCTATTCTCCACCCGGTTAATTTTACTGCCAATCTAACATTCTGACCTTCTTTACCAATAGCAAGTGAAAGTTGTTTATCGGGGATGATTACTTCAGCAGCTTTTTCATTTCGGTTGATCCTGACTTCCGAAACATGAGCCGGACTCAACGCATTGGTAATAAATACAGCAGAATCGGGATTCCAGGCAATTACATCTATTTTTTCGCCATTTAGTTCGTTGACGATATTTTGTATACGAATTCCGCGCAAACCAACACAACAACCAACAGGATCCACGCCCTGCTGACGGGCAGCAACTGCAACTTTACTACGGTAACCTGCCTCGCGCGCAATTTCTTTAATTTCCACAGTACCATTGAATATCTCGGGTACTTCAAGCTCGAAAAGCCGCTTTAATAAACCGGGATGAGCACGAGAGGCTACCAGTTGAGGGCCGCGAGATGTTTCTGCGACTTCAACCAGGTATACTTTCAATCTTTGCCCTACCCGATAGCGTTCGTTTGGGGACTGATCCTGGGTAGAGAGCAGTGCTTCAGCCCTGCCCAAATCTACATAGGTATTGCGGGTGTCAACCCGGCGGACAGTACCAGTAATAATATCACCGACTTTATCTGCATACTCGGCATAAATAGCGCTGTGTTCAGCATCGTGAAGACGCTGCAGGATAACCTGCTTGGCGGTTTGAGCTGCTATTCGCCCCGCATTATTGGGGGTAGATTCTACCATGATTTCATCATCAAGAGCAGCCTTTTTATCCAGGCGCTTTGCATCAGTCAGGCTGATTTCCTGACGGGAATCAGTAACGTGGCTTACTACCTTTTTTTGCGCCCATACGGCAACCTCCCCGGAAGAGGGGTTGATCTTGACGACAATATTCTGGTTGGGAACGAAATTATTCTTGCGATAAGCTGATACAAGCGCGGATTCCACCGCTCCCAGTACCACCTCTTTTGAAAGATTTTTTTCTGCCGATAGCTGAGTTATGGCGAGCATGAAGTCACTCTTCATACCGTTCTATCCTTCCTCCAGATATAAAACTCCCTGACAACAAAAAAGTGGGCTTTTGGCGTCCCACTTGATAGAAGTATTCTCTTGTACCCTAAATATAGCACAGATGTCATAAAAAATGCAAGCTTCCAAGCTTTCCGCGTTGCTGGAACTGTATCTAGAAGTACGATGTCATACCCTAAAAAACCTGAAAACCTCTATCAGCCAAGCATAGCGCTCCATATGAGAACAAGCATATCATACCATATCACCATCTTCTGTGTTCCGTATTCACCAATTATTACTGCATCACTCACTACAAATATGACAACCTGTATTGGTTATTATTGATAATTTTACAGTGTAATTGACATGTTGCTGTTACAATGGTTACCATTTACCCAGACTTATCATGCTTGCCAGAGTATTTAGTTGTGCCCTGATCGGACTCGAAGGGGCGATTGTAGAAGTTGAAGCAGATATTTCCCCTGGTCTACCATCTTTCACGATTGTAGGCCTCCCCGACACTGCTGTACAGGAAGCCCGTGAAAGAGTCAGGGCGGCAATCCGTAATTCCGGTTTTTCCTTTCCTCCGCGTCGGATTACGGTTAACCTTGCTCCAGCCGACCTTAAGAAAGTCGGGCCTTCTTATGATCTGCCAATCGCAATTGCTATCTTGATTGGCTCCGGGCAATGCCAGGGTGACCTTTCAAATATGCTTCTCCTCGGCGAGCTTTCTCTTGACGGGAGTTTGCGCCACACTAACGGAATCCTGCCTATGGTTGCTTTTGCCAGAGAAAAGAAAATGGCTGCCGTAATCGTTCCTGAAAGCGATGTGGCTGAAGCCGCACTGGTAGAAGACATTAATATAGCCTGTTTTAAAAACCTGCGCCAACTCTCAGACGCAATATCTTCTCCTGAGCCGCTCTTTTTTTACCAACCGGAAAGTTCTGATTATATAGCCTCAAAGCCTGCAGACTGGGTGGATATGTCCACTATCAAAGGCCAGGAGCACGTTAAGAGAGCACTCGAAGTGGCAGCCGCTGGGTCACATAATATTGTGATGTCTGGCCCACCGGGAAGCGGAAAAACAATGCTTGCAAGAGCATTATCTTCTATCCTTCCTCCGATGACCCAAAACGAAGCTATCGAGGTAACCAAGATTTATTCTATTAGCGGATTACTCCCTCCAGACACCCCGCTAGTACTCAACCGGCCATTCCGGGCACCCCATTATACTATCTCCAGCGCTGGCATGGTTGGCGGAGGCTCATGGCCAAAACCCGGTGAAATCAGCTTAAGCCACCGCGGTGTACTGTTTCTGGACGAACTACCCGAATTCGGGTCTTCCAAATTGGAAATGCTCAGGCAACCTCTGGAAGACCGGACTGTAACTATCAGTCGTGTAAAAGGCAGTGTTTCCTTCCCGGCAAATTTCATGCTCGTAGGGGCGATGAATCCATGTCCGTGCGGTTATTATAATGATCCAATAAAAACCTGTTCTTGTTCGCCCTCTGCAATCGCCAGATATCAGCAAAGGCTCAGTGGCCCTTTTAATGACCGCGTTGATATTTTTGTAAATGCGCCATTTGTTGATTACGAGAAGCTAACCTCGGAAAGATGCGGTGAGAAGTCTGGAAGCATCGCAAACAGAGTGGCAGCCGCAAGAAACAGGCAGCTGGAACGATTTCAGGGGAATCTTGTGCTTTCCAACTCTGATATGCGCGCTGAAAACATCGCCGATTATTGCGTAACCGACGATACTGCGTGCAGCTTGTTAAGAGAAGGCATGCGTCAACTGCATCTGTCAGCTCGCGGATATCACCGCATATTAAAGCTTGCCAGAACTATTGCAGATTTGGAAGAAAGTCATTTAATCAAGGCTCATCACATAGCTGAAGCCATGCAGTATCGCCCCAGATGATAATCTGGGTCATATTCAAATGTTATAAAACACCACATCACAGTAAAAACAAACTGGGGAGTCTGACAATAGACTCCCCAGTTATTGAATTCTGTTGGTTCTTTTCAGAACACTAGCCAAAGGAGCAGCGCGATAATAAACATCGCAACGCCAACCGCCAGGGCTATGAATCCGCCGGCTTTCAGACCCCCGGCTTCGAACTGTGGCGGAAACCGGTTAATAAATTCCTTGGCATCCGGCCGCCGGGTAATATAATCAACGTATCGTTTTTCTTCCCGGTATCCCCAGATAACCAGGCCTAACCCAAAAAGGGTAAAAAAGGCTCCCAATACCGCCACTATTACCGGTGCTTCCATGGCTCACCCCTTATTTTCGAGCTGGTAGGTACCGTTTCAATATAACGTTTGCTGTCTATATAATCAACAATTACTTGATTTCTACGGTAGCACCAGCGGCTTCAAGTTTGGTTTTAGCAGCCTGGGCTTCATCCTTGCTGATGCCTTCTTTTACTGGCTTGGGTGCGCCTTCTACCAAGTCTTTGGACTCCTTCAGGCCAAGACTGGTAATTTCACGTACTGCACGAATGACGTTAATTTTGTTATCGCCGACGGCTTTAAGAATAACATCGAATTCTGTTTTCTCTTCCTCAGCAGGCGCTGCTTCACCAGCTCCACCAGCTGCGGGTGCAGCAACCGCTACCGGAGCAGCAGCACTAACACCGAATTCTGTTTCGAGGGCTTTCACCAAATCAGCCAGCTCAACAACAGTCATACCTTTGATGATTTCCATTACTTCTGTTTTTTTGTCAGACATTTATGCCTCCTCAAGTTGATTTATTCTTGCCTGTAATATATAAGCCAGACCCCTGATAGGCCCGGCAAGACAACTGACAAGCCCAGTAAGCGGCCACTGTATGCCGCCGACTACCTTAGCCAGTAGTATTTCGCGCGAAGGTAATTGCGCCAGTTCTTTAACATCATCTGCGCTAAGAAGGGAATCTCCAATGATTCCACCGACAATTGAAATGGGAATATCGCCGTTCTTGGCAAAATCTACAACCAATTTTGCTGCCACTACCGGATCGTCAAACCCAAAAGCAGCTGCAACTGGACCGTTGAAGATACTACGGTCAAAACTTTGGCCTGATTCATCCGCGGCGAAACGTGCAAGTGTGTTTTTTACAACCCTGTATTCGACTCCACCAGCTTTCAGTTTACGCCTGAGCGCAGTGATATCTGCAGTGGTCATACCAGAATAGTTGGTTAGCACTACAACCTGGCTCTTTTTAAAAGATTCGGCTACTTCTTTGACAACCTTTACTTTGTGTTCTCGTATTTTGGCCTTTCTTTGCATTAGCCCCTCCTTTTCCCTAAATTAAAAAAATCCCTGCGCTTTCCACAGGGATATTGCCTCGCAAGAGGTTACTCTTCAAGGCTTTCCTGGGCAGGCATATAATTAAGCCGTATGGCACCCGCTGTCTTGGGAAAGCAAATGTTTCTATTTGTTTCTTAACTGACCGAAATAGCCATTACCTCTTTAAGATCCAGCTTTATACCAGGCCCCATTGTAGTTGTCAAAAAAGCACTCTTTATGTATTGCCCTTTTGCGCCCGTGGGCTTGGCTTTCAATATAGCATCCATGATGCTGTAAAGATTCTCCTTAAGCCTTTCGGCCTCGAAACTAGCTTTACCCACCGGAACATGGATAATAGCAGTGCGGTCAAGCTTGAACTCAACTCGACCCTTACGAGCATCTTCGATAACCCTCGGGAGATCTTCGGCAGGTACAACTGTACCAGCCTTGGGATTTGGCATCAAGCCTCTCCTTCCCAGGATTTTACCCAACTTACCAACCTTGCCCATCATTTCCGGCGTGGCAATGGCTGTATCAAAATCAAGCCATCCTTCTTCAATCTTTTTAGCGAGATCTTCCCCGCCAACAAAATCAGCTCCGGCGTTCTCAGCGATTTTTACTGCTTCGCCTTGGGCAAATACCAACACCCGTACTGTTTTACCAAGTCCATGCGGTAACAACGCTACTCCTCTGACCTGCTGGGAACTATTACGTGGATCAAGCCCCATTCTAAGGTGAAGTTCAACAGTTTCGTCAAACTTAGCCTTGGGCATTTCCTTGATAAGTGCTATCGCGTCCACCAGGATATAACTTTCCTGGCGGTCTACGGATTGAAGCGCTTCCTGATATCTCTTGCTATGCTGTGTCATATTCTAATCTTCCACCTTGATACCCATATTACGGGCGGTACCGGCTATAATACGCTCGGCTCCTTCAACATCGTATGCATTCAAATCGGGGAGCTTGGTATTTGCAATCTCCCGCAGTTTTTCACGAGAAATCTTTATAGGGGCATCTCTGCCAGGAGCTCCAGCTCCCTTGTCCCTTCCAACAGCCTTTTTCAAAAGATCTGAGGCTGGCGGAGTTTTGGTGACAAAACTGAATGTTCGGTCAACATATACTGTTATCTCTACGGGTATTACAGAACCGGCGTATTTGGCGGTTCTCTCGTTGTACTCCTTGCAGAAACCCATAATGTTGACTCCATGTTGACCCAAGGCTGGGCCAATAGGAGGAGCCGGGTTGGCCTTACCGGCTTCAATCTGTAATTTAATTTTTGCTTTTACCTTCTTAGCCAATTGATTTTACCTCAATCTAAATTAAAGCTTTTCTACTTGCAATAAGTCCAACTGCACAGGAGTTTCGCGCCCGAAAAGTGATAGTAAGACTTTAACCTTACCCTTATCAGAGTCTACTTCATCAACCGTGCCGATAAAATCGATAAAGGGTCCATCCACCACACGCACGCTTTGTCCCTGCCGAAGACCCACTTTTACTCGCGGTGCTTCAGCCTCAACCTGTCGTTTAATCCACCCAACCTCAGACTCTGCTAGCGGGGTCGGCTTGTTTCCACTAGATACAAAACCGGTTACTGCCGGAGTATTGCGCACGATAGCCCAACTCAAGTCATTAAGCCGCATACGCACTAATATATACCCGGGCAGAATCTTCTTATTCACTGTACAACGTTGCCCGTTTTTGATCTCGACTTCTTCTTCTTTGGGAATAAGAACTTCTTCAATATCCCCATCGAGGTCCATGCTCCGCCTACGTTGCTCCAGGTTCTTGACCACTCGCTCTTCGTAACCGGAATAGGTATGCACAACATACCACTTCATATCATCGTTGGCGGTTTTTGGTTGTACTGCTCCTGCCATATTATCCACCAAGAAACAACTTATCAATCATAGCGCTAAAACCCCAGTCAATCAGGCCAAGAACAACTCCCATGAAAACCGCTACAATAAGCACCAGCCCGGTGAGATACAGAGTCTCTCGGCGGGTGAGCCAGGTGACTTTCTTGAGCTCGCCGATTATTTCACCGAATTTACGGAACCTTGAAGGTTTTTTTTCTACGGGTTTATTAGCCATAACGCTTTCCCGAAATGGGGCTATTTAACCTCACGATGCGGCCGACTTACCCGGCATCGCGGGCAGTATTTATTTAACTCAAGCCGTTGAGTGTCGTTACGCTTGTTTTTTTCAGTCGTGTAGTTGCGCTCTCTACACTCATTACAGGCAAGAGTGATTACCGTTCTTGCTTCGCCTTTTTTTGCCATATTATTCTATTATCTCGGTGATCGAGCCGGCACCAACAGTGCGGCCACCTTCCCGGATTGCAAACCTTAAACCTTTCTCCATCGCTACCGGATAGATTAGTTTAACTCTCATCTTGGTGTTATCACCAGGCATCACCATTTCGACGCCTTTTTCAAGCTCAATTTCGCCAGTCACGTCAGTAGTGCGGATATAGAACTGTGGTTTGTAACCATTAAAGAATGGAGTATGCCGCCCTCCCTCATCTTTGCCAAGAACATATACCTCTGCGTTAGCATAGGAACGCGGTTTAATGCTACCCGGAGCTGCGAGAACCTGCCCTCTTTCGATATCCTCACGATCTACGCCCCGAAGAAGGACACCAACTGCATCACCAGGCTCAGCTCGATCAAGCATTTTGTGGAACATTTCAACGCCGGTTACAACAACCTTGCGCGGCTCGTGATGAAGACCAACCAACTCGACTTCATCTCCAACTTTGACAACGCCGCGTTCTACACGACCGGTAGCTACTGTTCCGCGACCTTTGATGGAGAAAACATCTTCAACCGAAAGCAGGAAAGGCTGGTCGGTGGGCCGAGGAGGTACCTGAATATAGTTATCTACGGCATCCATCAGTTTAATGATGGAACCACACCAACGACATTCTTCTTTGCCGCAACCGCATTCAAGGGCTTTAAGAGCACTTACGCGAACAACAGGCAAATCATCACCAGTGTAATTGTATTTTGCCAGAAGATCTCTTACTTCCATTTCTACCAGTTCAAGAAGCTCTTCGTCTTCCATAAGATCGCATTTGTTTAAAGCAACAACGATAGCTGGTACTTCGACCTGACGAGCAAGCAACACATGTTCCCTGGTCTGAGGCATGGGGCCATCTGGAGCACTGACTACCAGGATAGCGCCATCCATCTGAGCAGCGCCGGTGATCATGTTTTTAACGAAGTCTGCGTGTCCGGGGCAGTCAATATGAGCATAGTGGCGATTTTTTGTTTCATACTCAATATGGGAAATAGCAATAGTAACGCCCCTGGCCTTTTCCTCAGGCGCATTATCGATAGTGAAAAAATCCCGGTAAATATTCTGGCCACCTATATGCTTGGCCAGTACCATAGTGATAGCCGAGGTTAACGTTGTTTTGCCATGGTCTACATGACCAATGGTTCCTACATTACAGTGTGGTTTAGTCCTGTCAAACTTCTGTTTTGCCATTTAAGCCCCCTTTATTCCTTTATACCTTCTTTAATTGTTTTATAATTAAAAGCCCACAATCAGATTCGAACTGATGACCCCGTTCTTACCAAGAACGTGCTCTACCTGCTGAGCTATGTGGGCAACCTGCTTATTATACACGCGCATATTGTTCTGTGTCCAGTAAAAAAATGGTGGAGGGAACAGGATTCGAACCTGTGTAGCCCTTCCAGGCGGCAGATTTACAGTCTGCTCCGATTGGCCGCTCCGGCATCCCTCCATTTGAACACTATAAAGTTGACAAAAAAAATAGGCCCAAGCCCGAGAGGGGACTCGAACCCGCTAACCTACCGATTACAAGTCGGTTGCGCTACCGTTGCGCCACTCGGGCACCATTTTGGCAGATTTGCCTACCAATGTCAACCAAACGCCCATTATAGAAAAATACGCTGCCTGAGTCAATTTATCAAGCTGCGCGCCCGGAAACGATACGTTTTATTTGAACTTCGAGTTTGTCTCTGTTATTATGAAAACAGATATTACTATTTATATATAGACTATGTTTACAGGAGAGAAAGCAGGATGTTAAAAGTAACCGAAAGGGCCGCGCTCGAACTCGAAAAGATGCTCCAGGAAAAAGCCGAAAGTAAAGACGATTGCCTCAGGCTGGTAACCGAAGATGGCGAGAGCTTCGCAATAGGAGTTGGCAAGGCAAAAGAAGGTGACCATTTTGTGAATTACAACGATAAACGCTTGCTAGTTGTGAGCGGTATTTTAGCTGCGCACCTTAACGATGCAACAGTAGGCGTAAAAGATACTCCCGGTGGACCTGAAATAGTGGTATTCAGGACCGCCGCCTAGCTTATCTACCAAATCGGTATTTGACCTTACAGTTGATGCTTACCTAAAAAAACAAGTAAAAAACCCGCTTAAAAAAGCGGGTTTTTTAATTCCAAAAGTTTCCATAGTACCAAAAAGCATTCATCATTCTAAGCCAAGCCCTTCTTTTAAACTGATAAAATTGAGGAGGTTATCCCTGGCTAGCATTCCCTGCAACTTACCTTCTGCAATTACTGGCAACTGGTTTACATTTTTTTCTGTTAATAGTTTAAATGCTTCTCCAAGGTCTTCCTCAGGACCGATAATATGTAGATCTTTCAGCGGTGTCATAACCTGCTCAACGCTGGTTTCGCTCCAGTTGTTACGTGAAAGGTTTTTAATATCCTTTAGAGTAATCACACCTTGTACGATTCCCGAACCGCCAATAGCAAAGCAGCGTCTCCCACTGGAGATGACATGTTCATTAACAAGCTGCTCTATGCTCATCTCCGGATCGATAAGCAAGCAATCATCAGCCATTACTTCCTTTACCTTATGGCCCTTCATCAATTGCCGGAGAGTCAGTTGTCGATAACTGGAAGCTGCAGCGCTCCGGATAAACCAGCCTATGATACTAATCCACAAACCGTTTAACAGCATTCCATAAAAAACCAGGGAAACGCCTCCAATAATAAACAGAAGTCCAACACCCTGGCCAATGTTCGAAGCAATGCGGGTAGACTTGTCAAGATTTCCAGTTTTCCACCAGATTAAAGCCCTTAAAACCCTCCCTCCATCCATTGGAAATCCGGGCGTCAAGTTAAACAACCCCAGCATTAAATTAATCCAGGCCAGCCAGAAAGAAACTGCAATAAAGACTTCGGCTTTCAGCGGAAGGGCAAGCCATAATACAGCAAATATCAATCCTATAATCACACTGGAAAGAGGGCCAGCCAGAGCAACCATAAATTCTTCTTTTGGTTTTCGTGGCTCCTCAGCTATTTCAGCAACACCACCAAGAATAAATAGTGTTATTGAAGATACCGGAATACCATACTTTTTAGCCATCAGGCTATGTGATAATTCGTGAAAGAGCACTGAGCTAAAAAATAACAGACTAGTGGCAAAACTAACCCCAATAGCAAGCCCGGTAGACCAGTTTGGATAATTGGCTGGAAAGTAGTTTGAGGCTAAAGCCCAGGTAACCAGGCCAAATATTATAAACCATGAAAGATGTAAACGAATTGATATTCCGAATACTTTTCCAATCAATATTCCCTGGCCCAATTCTACCCCTCCAATTTTGGTTTTTCGATAACCATAATACGCTGAGCAACACCTCTACCCAAAGCCAACCGGCAGCTCTTAACCTCAATAATAACTGGTCCGGTTGTTGCCGGACTCACCAGTTTTATTTCAGCCCCTGGTATTATGCCCATGTCGCCGAGGCGAGTTTTTAAACCATGCCCGGCTACGACTTCTACTATTTCCAGATTACTGTAAGCCGGAGCCAGAGCAAGCGGAAAACAATTACTTTTCAAATAATTGCCTTATCAATATTACTACAAGCCATCCTGAGATGCCTTGCATCTGTCTGAACATACAGCCAAATGTTCAGGATTTCTTTCTCCATGGTTTAAATAATAATTAAAACCTTCCAACCAATAAGGCCGTCCTTGAGGGCAGCTCGTAACATATTCAATAAATTTGTCTAGTCTTTCCATGCTAACAGAACTGAGATAATGCTCCATACGGCAAGCATCTTCAGAGGCAACGTCCTCTTTTATATCCAGGATGTCAATCAGAAAACGCTTCAAGGCTTGATGCCTCTTGTAGACATCACACGCGGTCTTCAAGCCTTTCCCGGTTAAATGGATCTCTCCATACTTTTCATGTGTCGCAAGACCGTTTTCGACAAGCCTGGTAATCGCCGAGGTCACACTCGGTTTCTTAACTCCCATTGCATGGCTAATTCTGGTAACGGTTACTTTTTCTCCATTCTCGGAAAGGAGCATAATTGCTTCAAGGTAGTCTTCAATACTGGCTGAATGGCGAATGCCCAAATTATCACCTCTTAGTTAGCCATATCTAACAATTATGGTTCAAACTCATAAATGTGTCAAGAGTTTTTCAACTACGAACCATTACAAGGTAAGGAGTAAATTAGCAATAAAGAAATATAGAACCACTCCAAATATATCCATCACTGTAGTGATAAATGGAGCAGAAACCAGCGCTGGATCAACCTTGAAAAAGCGGAAAATAAAAGGCAGGGATCCTCCTGTTAGTGTAGCCATAGTCGCGATCCCGATTAATGTAATGCTTACAACAACCGCCACCTCAATATTTCTCCCAAGTAAATATGCCCAGCCTAACACCAAAATTGCCAGCACCGCCCCCAGCATCAAACCAATTCCTATTTCTCTTAGAATGATAGAAGTTGCGCGGCGAGGGGTAATTTCTCCAGTAGCAAGTCCTCTTATGACAACGGTTGCCGATTGAGAACCAATATTGCCTCCAGTCCCGATAAGTAAAGGGATAAAAGCAGCCAATATCACAATTTCTCCCAGCAAACCTTCCTGCCCCGCAATGATAGAACCAGTAATAGTATTCACAATGAGAAGTAAAATTAGCCACACTACCCGGCTTTTTACTACGCTAAACAACCTGGATGCAAAGTAACCTTTTTCTGTACCGGTTACGGCTCCAAAGCGGTAAATATCTTCAGTTGCTTCTTCCTCCAGAATATCAACAACATCATCCCATGTTACAATGCCAACCAGGCGGTATTCAGTATCGACCACGGGCATAGCCAGCAAGTCGTAATCTTTAAGTTTTCGTGCAACTTCTTCCTGATCCGTATAAGTACAGACGGTTTTTGGATTTTCAGTCATGATTTTTGATAACGGTATTTCCGGATCTGTCAGTACCAGATCTTTTAAACTCACCGTACCGAGCAATTTTCTACCGCTGTCCATAACATAAGCTACATAGATAGTCTCTTTTGTTACCGCCAGTTTTCGAACACGCTCTAATGCATCGGCAACGCTCATGCGGAAATCCAGATCAATAAAATCAGGAGTCATTACCCTTCCGGCAGTATTTTCCTGATAACCAAGCAAGGTCAGCGTTGTTTGCCTTTCAGAATCAGATAAAAGTTTTAATAACCTTCTGGCAACCTTGGCAGGAACCTCATCAAGAAGCTCAGCTCTATCATCAGGCGGCATCGATTCAAAGAAATATCTTGCCCGGCTATCGGCAAATGCTT
The nucleotide sequence above comes from Dehalococcoidales bacterium. Encoded proteins:
- the nusG gene encoding transcription termination/antitermination protein NusG; amino-acid sequence: MAGAVQPKTANDDMKWYVVHTYSGYEERVVKNLEQRRRSMDLDGDIEEVLIPKEEEVEIKNGQRCTVNKKILPGYILVRMRLNDLSWAIVRNTPAVTGFVSSGNKPTPLAESEVGWIKRQVEAEAPRVKVGLRQGQSVRVVDGPFIDFIGTVDEVDSDKGKVKVLLSLFGRETPVQLDLLQVEKL
- the rplK gene encoding 50S ribosomal protein L11, with protein sequence MAKKVKAKIKLQIEAGKANPAPPIGPALGQHGVNIMGFCKEYNERTAKYAGSVIPVEITVYVDRTFSFVTKTPPASDLLKKAVGRDKGAGAPGRDAPIKISREKLREIANTKLPDLNAYDVEGAERIIAGTARNMGIKVED
- the rpmG gene encoding 50S ribosomal protein L33, translated to MAKKGEARTVITLACNECRERNYTTEKNKRNDTQRLELNKYCPRCRVSRPHREVK
- the rplA gene encoding 50S ribosomal protein L1 yields the protein MTQHSKRYQEALQSVDRQESYILVDAIALIKEMPKAKFDETVELHLRMGLDPRNSSQQVRGVALLPHGLGKTVRVLVFAQGEAVKIAENAGADFVGGEDLAKKIEEGWLDFDTAIATPEMMGKVGKLGKILGRRGLMPNPKAGTVVPAEDLPRVIEDARKGRVEFKLDRTAIIHVPVGKASFEAERLKENLYSIMDAILKAKPTGAKGQYIKSAFLTTTMGPGIKLDLKEVMAISVS
- the rplJ gene encoding 50S ribosomal protein L10, which codes for MQRKAKIREHKVKVVKEVAESFKKSQVVVLTNYSGMTTADITALRRKLKAGGVEYRVVKNTLARFAADESGQSFDRSIFNGPVAAAFGFDDPVVAAKLVVDFAKNGDIPISIVGGIIGDSLLSADDVKELAQLPSREILLAKVVGGIQWPLTGLVSCLAGPIRGLAYILQARINQLEEA
- a CDS encoding YifB family Mg chelatase-like AAA ATPase — protein: MLARVFSCALIGLEGAIVEVEADISPGLPSFTIVGLPDTAVQEARERVRAAIRNSGFSFPPRRITVNLAPADLKKVGPSYDLPIAIAILIGSGQCQGDLSNMLLLGELSLDGSLRHTNGILPMVAFAREKKMAAVIVPESDVAEAALVEDINIACFKNLRQLSDAISSPEPLFFYQPESSDYIASKPADWVDMSTIKGQEHVKRALEVAAAGSHNIVMSGPPGSGKTMLARALSSILPPMTQNEAIEVTKIYSISGLLPPDTPLVLNRPFRAPHYTISSAGMVGGGSWPKPGEISLSHRGVLFLDELPEFGSSKLEMLRQPLEDRTVTISRVKGSVSFPANFMLVGAMNPCPCGYYNDPIKTCSCSPSAIARYQQRLSGPFNDRVDIFVNAPFVDYEKLTSERCGEKSGSIANRVAAARNRQLERFQGNLVLSNSDMRAENIADYCVTDDTACSLLREGMRQLHLSARGYHRILKLARTIADLEESHLIKAHHIAEAMQYRPR
- the rplL gene encoding 50S ribosomal protein L7/L12, with product MSDKKTEVMEIIKGMTVVELADLVKALETEFGVSAAAPVAVAAPAAGGAGEAAPAEEEKTEFDVILKAVGDNKINVIRAVREITSLGLKESKDLVEGAPKPVKEGISKDEAQAAKTKLEAAGATVEIK
- the nusA gene encoding transcription termination factor NusA, with the protein product MKSDFMLAITQLSAEKNLSKEVVLGAVESALVSAYRKNNFVPNQNIVVKINPSSGEVAVWAQKKVVSHVTDSRQEISLTDAKRLDKKAALDDEIMVESTPNNAGRIAAQTAKQVILQRLHDAEHSAIYAEYADKVGDIITGTVRRVDTRNTYVDLGRAEALLSTQDQSPNERYRVGQRLKVYLVEVAETSRGPQLVASRAHPGLLKRLFELEVPEIFNGTVEIKEIAREAGYRSKVAVAARQQGVDPVGCCVGLRGIRIQNIVNELNGEKIDVIAWNPDSAVFITNALSPAHVSEVRINRNEKAAEVIIPDKQLSLAIGKEGQNVRLAVKLTGWRIDIKSLSQAEEERAEYEARRAEEEAEAALAATEQELETITEQSPVEEVSEEIEPDLIPVTIEAGDRSLPRKDSGPALRFAEDVLIPPPAKPEPKKKKKKTTKKEQAEDGIRLNKQKRDILYADDEDEYF
- the secE gene encoding preprotein translocase subunit SecE, translated to MANKPVEKKPSRFRKFGEIIGELKKVTWLTRRETLYLTGLVLIVAVFMGVVLGLIDWGFSAMIDKLFLGG
- a CDS encoding YlxR family protein: MSTSKHVPQRCCVACRRVAPKRELVRIVASPEGVMVDETGKKKGRGAYICPVLECWETALKKDKLPHSLHRSITTEEKAGICEYLEKLERSI